TTTAATGAACCGGATGGCACCTTGCCTAATACAAAGGTGTGGAGATACTGTACGCGCCGTCCCAAAGTGACATGGGCACGCTTCTTGAGCAACTCTCCTGAGGTCGTTTTTATGAAGGATGGTAATCTCGTTCTGCGTGCCATTCCTAATTCTGATAGGTCAAAAGATGATGTTGAAATGCTTTCAGGCGGTATCGAAACCAGTCAGAGTTTCACCTTTCGCTTTGGTCGTGTAGAGTGTCGGGCTATGATTAATCCTTTTGTAGGTAATTTCCCTGCTATCTGGATGATGCCAAAGTCAAAGTTTGGATGGCCGAAAGGCGGTGAGATTGATATCTTTGAGCAGATTGATAATGAGCAGCGTTGTTATGCAACTGTACACTCTGCGTGGACACAAAGTCATGGAAATGAGCCACACTCTGGCAATCTTTTGATGTCGATGAATCGTTATCATATCTATGCAGTAGAGTGGGAAGAGGACGTGCTGACCTTCTTTGCTGATGGTAAGCGCGTGTTCCAATATAAGAAACAGAATGATAGTCAGGAGCAATGGCCGTTTGATAAGTCTAATTTCTACCTGATTCTCAATCAGTCAGTGGGCAATGGTTCATGGGCGAAAAAGGCAGATGTCAACCATACCTACGAGATGCGCGTCGATTGGATACGTGTCTATCAAAAGGAGAAGCATATCCCTACGAGTATCAGTGTCCCAATGACAAAGATACAGGAAAGTACTGAAAGCGATGATATTTATTCGTTGCAGGGTGCTAAGATGGGGACTCATGAGAGCGAATTGCCAAAGGGAATCTATGTTCTTAATGGTAAGAAGTTTGTTAAATAAGCTTTACCGCTACGGTGGAAAAGCTAAGTAATACAGAAACGATTTACTAACATAAACAAGAAATAATCTATGGAAGAACAAATCGAAGTGAAAGAACTCGACAGTGTTGTAGTGCACTTTTCTGGTGACTCAGGTGATGGTATGCAGCTTGCGGGTAACATTTTCACCACTGTCTCGGCTACAGTCGGCAATGGTGTGTCTACTTTCCCAGACTATCCAGCTGATATCCGTGCCCCGCAAGGCTCCTTGACAGGTGTGAGTGGATTCCAGGTTCATATCGGTTCGGGCAAGGTTTATACGCCTGGTGACCTCTGTGACGTTCTTGTAGCAATGAATGCTGCTGCGTTGAAGATGCAGTATAAGCATTGTAAGCCTAACAGTACAATCATTATTGATACTGATTCATTCGGACAGCGTGACCTTCAGAAGGCTGAATTCCGTAGTGATGACTATTTAGGCGAGATGGGTATCGACCCTGATCGGGTAGTGGCTTGTCCGATAACAAAGATGGTGAAGGACTGTTTGGCTGATACTGGCATGGATAATAAGTCTATGCTAAAGTGCCGTAATATGTTTGCCTTGGGTCTTGTCTGCTGGCTTTTCAGTCGTGACTTAGAGTTGGTAAACAACTATCTTGAGACAAAGTTTAAGAAGAAACCAGCCATTGCAGAGGCGAATATAAAGGTAGTACGTGCAGGATATGACTATGGTCATAACGTACATGCTTCTGTTCCTAATACCTATCGTATTGAGTCAACAGTGAAACAGCCTGGCCGTTATATGGATATTACGGGTAACAAGGCTACTGCATACGGTCTGATGGCAGCGGCTGAGCGTGCTGGCTTGCGTCTTTTCTTAGGTTCTTATCCTATCACTCCAGCAACAGATATCTTACATGAGTTGTCAAAGCATAAGTCAATGGGTGTGACAACGGTACAGTGTGAGGACGAGATTGCTGGTTGTGCATCGGCTATTGGTGCTGCTTTCGCTGGTGCCTTGGCTGCTACTTCAACCTCTGGTCCTGGTATCTGTTTGAAGAGTGAGGCAATGAACCTTGCGCTTATTGATGAACTTCCATTGGTGATTATCGACGTACAGCGTGGTGGTCCGTCAACGGGTATGCCTACGAAGAGTGAGCAGACCGACCTCTTGCAGGTGCTTTATGGTCGTAATGGTGAGAGTCCAATGCCTGTCATTGCAGCGACAAGTCCTACAGACTGCTTCGATGCAGCCTATAATGCTTGTAAGATAGCATTGGAACATATGACGCCAGTAGTGCTCCTTACCGATGCATTCATTGCTAATGGTTCTTCTGCTTGGAAGCTTCCAAACATCGAAGATTTGCCTGAAATCCATCCACATTACGTCACAGAAGACCAGAAGTATAAGTACACTCCATACAAACGTGACCCTAAGACATTAGCACGTTACTGGGCTATCCCTGGCACGGAGGGCTATACACACATCCTTGGTGGTTTGGAGAAAGATGGTGAGACAGGTGCTATCTCAACCGATCCAGAGAACCATGACAAGATGGACCACCTTCGTTGGAACAAGGTGGCACGTATTCCTGTACCTGATTTGGTTGTTCAAGGCGACGAGGAAGATGCCGACTTGCTTATTGTTGGCTTCGGTAGTACTTACGGTCATCTCTATTCTGCAATGAAGGAATTGCGTAGAAAGGGAAATAAGGTTGCTTTGGCACAGTTCAAGTATGTGAACCCATTGCCAAAGAACACTGCAGAAGTGCTTAGTCGTTACATGAAAGTCGTTGTTGCAGAACAAAATCTTGGTCAGCTTGCAGCCCTCTTGCGTATTCGTATCAACCACTTCGCTCCTTATCAGTATAACCAAGTTAAGGGACAACCATTCGTTGTCACGGAGTTGGTTACTACTTTTGAGAAACTTCTCAAGGCTCCACTACCAAAGGAGGAAACCGGTACTTTCTATACGAAGATACTTGAGTAGAATAGTTGACGAGTTTACAAGTAGACGAGTTTACAAGTTGCTTGCGACGTTGGGAAGTTTACAAGTAGATGAGTTAATGAGTTGACAAGATGCTTGTTAATAGCCCCAAGCGAATAGAAGTAATCATAATTAAGGATTTAATGAGTTGACAAGTTGACGAGTTTACGAGTTTACAAGTTGCTTGTTAATAACCCTAAGCGAATAGAAGTAATCATAATTAAGGATTTAATGAGTTGACAAGTTGACGAGTTAACGAGTTTACAAGTTGCTTGTTAATAACCCTAAGCGAATAGAAGTAATCATAATTAAGGATTTAATGAGTTGACAAGTTGACGAGTTAACGAGTTGACAAGTTGCTTGTTAAGAGCTAATCGAATAGAAGTAATCATAATTATGAATTATGAATTTTGAATTATGAATTAAATTAAAAGTCATGAATCAATATACAGCACAAGATTTTAAGAAGGGACAACCACGTTGGTGTCCTGGCTGTGGCGACCATTTCTTCCTTGCCAGTTTGCAGAAAGCAATGGCAGAGTTAGGTGTTCCACCTTACGAAACAGCCGTTATCAGTGGTATCGGATGTTCAAGCCGATTACCATATTATGCTAATACATACGCTATGCAGACCATTCATGGTCGTGCAGCAGCGATTTCTACTGGTGCAAAGGTGACCAACCCAAACCTTACCATTTGGCAGGTTTCGGGCGATGGTGACGCACTTGCCATCGGTGGTAACCACTTTATCCATGCGATGCGTCGTAATGTGGACCTGAATATGATTCTTTTGAACAACCGTATCTACGGTCTTACGAAGGGACAGTATTCACCAACCAGTCCACGTGGCTTTGTTTCTAAGTCAAGTCCTTATGGTACTACGGAAGACCCATTCCGCCCAGCAGAACTCTGTTTCGGTGCTCGTGGTAACTTCTTTGCACGTAGTGTTGCCAGCGACAATACCGCGACAATTGAAATCCTTAAGGCTGCTTATCAGCATAAGGGTGCTGCCGTTTGTGAGATTTTACAGAACTGTGTCATCTTCAACGACGGCTGTCACAACTCTGTCTATACCTCACAAGGTCGTAAGGAGAATGCTATCTATGTCAAGCATGGCGAACCATTGATCTTCGGTCCCAACCAGGAGTTTGGACTTGTACAAGAAGGTTTCGGCTTGAAGGTGGTTAAGATTGGTGAGAATGGTATTACTCGCGATGATATCCTCGTACATGATGCTCATTGTCAGGACAATACTTTACAGCTAAAACTCGCCATGATGAGCAACGAAGACGGCTTCCCTGTAGCCCTCGGAGTTATCCGTGACGTTGAAGCACCTACCTATGACGCTGCTGTCAATCAGCAGATAGAAGAGGTGAAGGCACAGAAGCATTACCACACCTTTATGGAGATGCTTGAAACCAACGATATTTGGGAGGT
The Prevotella melaninogenica DNA segment above includes these coding regions:
- a CDS encoding glycoside hydrolase family 16 protein; amino-acid sequence: MSQKKNNKRLLAVLTMALFSIVSFAQGVKLADGVEPLPADAETLGSEYTLVFHDEFNEPDGTLPNTKVWRYCTRRPKVTWARFLSNSPEVVFMKDGNLVLRAIPNSDRSKDDVEMLSGGIETSQSFTFRFGRVECRAMINPFVGNFPAIWMMPKSKFGWPKGGEIDIFEQIDNEQRCYATVHSAWTQSHGNEPHSGNLLMSMNRYHIYAVEWEEDVLTFFADGKRVFQYKKQNDSQEQWPFDKSNFYLILNQSVGNGSWAKKADVNHTYEMRVDWIRVYQKEKHIPTSISVPMTKIQESTESDDIYSLQGAKMGTHESELPKGIYVLNGKKFVK
- a CDS encoding 2-oxoacid:acceptor oxidoreductase subunit alpha; translation: MEEQIEVKELDSVVVHFSGDSGDGMQLAGNIFTTVSATVGNGVSTFPDYPADIRAPQGSLTGVSGFQVHIGSGKVYTPGDLCDVLVAMNAAALKMQYKHCKPNSTIIIDTDSFGQRDLQKAEFRSDDYLGEMGIDPDRVVACPITKMVKDCLADTGMDNKSMLKCRNMFALGLVCWLFSRDLELVNNYLETKFKKKPAIAEANIKVVRAGYDYGHNVHASVPNTYRIESTVKQPGRYMDITGNKATAYGLMAAAERAGLRLFLGSYPITPATDILHELSKHKSMGVTTVQCEDEIAGCASAIGAAFAGALAATSTSGPGICLKSEAMNLALIDELPLVIIDVQRGGPSTGMPTKSEQTDLLQVLYGRNGESPMPVIAATSPTDCFDAAYNACKIALEHMTPVVLLTDAFIANGSSAWKLPNIEDLPEIHPHYVTEDQKYKYTPYKRDPKTLARYWAIPGTEGYTHILGGLEKDGETGAISTDPENHDKMDHLRWNKVARIPVPDLVVQGDEEDADLLIVGFGSTYGHLYSAMKELRRKGNKVALAQFKYVNPLPKNTAEVLSRYMKVVVAEQNLGQLAALLRIRINHFAPYQYNQVKGQPFVVTELVTTFEKLLKAPLPKEETGTFYTKILE
- a CDS encoding 2-oxoacid:ferredoxin oxidoreductase subunit beta, whose product is MNQYTAQDFKKGQPRWCPGCGDHFFLASLQKAMAELGVPPYETAVISGIGCSSRLPYYANTYAMQTIHGRAAAISTGAKVTNPNLTIWQVSGDGDALAIGGNHFIHAMRRNVDLNMILLNNRIYGLTKGQYSPTSPRGFVSKSSPYGTTEDPFRPAELCFGARGNFFARSVASDNTATIEILKAAYQHKGAAVCEILQNCVIFNDGCHNSVYTSQGRKENAIYVKHGEPLIFGPNQEFGLVQEGFGLKVVKIGENGITRDDILVHDAHCQDNTLQLKLAMMSNEDGFPVALGVIRDVEAPTYDAAVNQQIEEVKAQKHYHTFMEMLETNDIWEVKE